One genomic region from Jilunia laotingensis encodes:
- a CDS encoding PKD domain-containing protein, whose translation MTKNYLFIIVFLIWLPNLQAQIVKANFTAKESTKEIYRQGFDSQEELKDWKLQTTNSSYTWHLVTKPNINGIPPFSAINADSKNSLAVWYDDKAEQNEIITSPEILIPEGGKCSFYACFDGVFVLYANLTLTVTDGSEEKELFNAHSWAQESGHERPKWLPFNLDLAEFANKKVKFSFHYEGKGGDDVLIDDFIISQEDHTGESPAIINEGSQVHFTDLSTGTPTSYIWTFEGGEPSTSTEQNPVVTYQKAGTYPVKLVVSNSVGNDECERVGFVVVKSIAPTAIIGFPEEGYLSPWVACYLPLDTEVHFTDRSKGKPSTWNWQLQGSNKETCNDQNPIVSYPSKGLYSLSLTVGNTAGTHSVVYEHALQAGGEQYIWNVEMDETENLAPIDLAFYGYYGGTNWLDITAFAERFDKPAVKGLISEVAIYFASVKTVTPDALITVSIAREENGLPGETLASVQVRADELKYSDDTFEATYFRFAEAVEVDEAFFITISGFPNNSTDEDTDAIAMFCSPRRENGGKSTVYHQLAILDDNFQPTGELEWTKNNDEFLSFAVCPLFAFKDKSSSIHTEQSETAPLIYISDEILCINTSKDIQSISIYTTTGQKIYTNGHPLSSLSIKDWEKGIYIVVAVIDGKKVVQKIKL comes from the coding sequence ATGACAAAGAATTACCTGTTCATCATTGTATTCCTTATCTGGCTTCCTAATCTACAGGCACAGATAGTAAAAGCCAATTTTACAGCCAAAGAAAGTACAAAAGAAATCTACAGACAAGGATTTGATTCTCAGGAAGAACTCAAAGATTGGAAACTTCAAACCACCAATTCATCTTACACCTGGCATCTCGTAACAAAACCGAACATCAATGGAATTCCTCCCTTCTCTGCTATCAATGCAGACAGCAAAAACTCCCTTGCCGTCTGGTATGATGACAAAGCAGAGCAAAATGAAATCATTACCTCTCCGGAAATACTAATACCGGAAGGTGGAAAATGCTCATTTTATGCCTGTTTCGATGGAGTATTCGTCCTATATGCTAACTTAACCCTCACCGTAACAGACGGATCTGAAGAAAAAGAATTATTCAATGCACATTCATGGGCTCAGGAATCGGGACATGAAAGACCGAAATGGCTACCTTTTAATCTTGATTTGGCAGAATTCGCAAATAAAAAAGTAAAATTCTCATTTCATTATGAAGGGAAGGGAGGAGATGACGTCCTTATTGATGATTTTATCATCAGCCAAGAAGATCATACAGGAGAAAGTCCTGCAATAATCAATGAAGGGTCACAGGTGCATTTTACCGATTTATCCACAGGTACTCCTACTTCTTACATTTGGACATTTGAAGGAGGCGAACCTTCTACATCTACCGAACAAAATCCAGTAGTGACTTATCAGAAAGCGGGCACATATCCTGTAAAACTTGTCGTAAGTAATTCTGTAGGAAACGATGAATGCGAGCGTGTAGGATTTGTCGTTGTCAAAAGCATTGCACCGACAGCTATCATCGGATTTCCGGAAGAAGGATATCTGTCTCCATGGGTGGCCTGCTATTTACCACTCGATACAGAAGTCCACTTTACCGATCGTTCGAAAGGTAAACCGTCTACATGGAACTGGCAACTGCAAGGTAGTAATAAAGAAACCTGCAACGATCAGAATCCGATAGTGTCCTATCCTTCAAAAGGATTATATAGCTTATCACTTACTGTCGGAAATACTGCCGGCACGCATTCAGTCGTATACGAACACGCACTACAGGCTGGCGGCGAACAATATATATGGAATGTAGAAATGGATGAAACCGAAAATCTTGCTCCTATCGACCTTGCATTTTATGGTTATTACGGTGGCACAAACTGGCTGGATATAACAGCTTTCGCTGAACGGTTCGACAAACCCGCAGTCAAAGGACTCATCTCCGAAGTAGCCATCTATTTTGCCTCGGTAAAAACAGTTACCCCGGATGCATTAATAACAGTCTCCATTGCTCGTGAAGAAAACGGCCTGCCGGGTGAAACATTGGCTTCTGTCCAAGTACGGGCTGATGAACTGAAATATTCGGATGACACCTTTGAGGCTACTTACTTTAGATTTGCGGAAGCAGTGGAAGTAGATGAAGCATTTTTTATTACTATCAGCGGTTTCCCGAACAACAGTACAGATGAAGATACCGATGCCATAGCAATGTTCTGCTCTCCCCGAAGAGAAAACGGAGGTAAATCTACTGTTTACCATCAATTAGCAATATTGGATGATAACTTCCAACCTACCGGTGAATTGGAATGGACTAAAAATAATGATGAATTCTTATCGTTTGCAGTATGCCCACTCTTTGCATTCAAAGACAAATCAAGTTCCATCCACACCGAGCAATCAGAAACAGCCCCACTTATTTACATATCGGATGAGATTTTGTGCATAAATACCTCAAAAGACATCCAATCCATCAGTATATATACTACTACGGGACAGAAAATATACACCAATGGACATCCGTTATCCTCATTATCCATTAAGGATTGGGAAAAAGGAATCTATATAGTAGTTGCAGTGATTGATGGCAAGAAAGTGGTACAAAAAATTAAACTATAG
- a CDS encoding DUF3857 domain-containing protein yields the protein MKFNVITRIVSVFLLLLLPVSSWAENYDEYARRVREEVWSWSLPEFEKRDIPDEYKNESAVLLAVYNRLNATGKNKFNWGKFMMATGAISKEIIAEEVYRAMVRINDKAALDEFSEFDYQMEKKQMSGMSRNRQRIVFGARIIKPDGTVHEVDPDEAVNVTRGKKDKEDRQKLAIPDLQIGDILDYFFHEEIRLEDARLEPYIYCFVDRYPILNYTVHCEIARKLTTEYRSMNGAPRFIESSDADGNIVLDATAANLPKQQDASLWYVPMRQSPMICMNVLDNNLAFEYKPKNARKSGVYGNLPVAAVQQDAFYLMDRMARDNYMSCGYMVNKVRKMAKQYQKSHPGITEQQLMDYLYEALIFNWPSDPNYGSKRFVVCLHKLMESFDLSYMVGLVTGRNMERMDDLFQMYDVSFLLMRKGDKKAYMYPDMYDASGVLPDGFEGEPVVLIPAKNMDYGAGSLFLKDTLPASLAVANQFRVKMDVSLKDDNPLELSIERNMELTGGMKAPFQNLLLNYEDWDKAMRRRLEIPASLIEEYTREHRKYVDNLIERLEEDRKGLKKSYLTEVAIYHEQEPKEIMTYRLVCPGVVADSAVLVYDVKYVMENMVKKAGENLLLSIGQLIGCQLNLNENGRNRTEDVYMPCARLFNYEITFTLPDGYHINEGSLDKLKVNVRNRCGFFTSDIVLTDRKLVMKIQKQYMNAYEPVSHWPQLLELIDATSGFYSQVMVLRK from the coding sequence ATGAAATTCAATGTAATAACCCGGATTGTCAGTGTATTTCTATTGTTACTTTTGCCTGTCTCTTCGTGGGCTGAAAATTATGACGAATATGCACGTAGGGTACGTGAGGAAGTATGGAGTTGGTCACTTCCCGAATTTGAAAAACGTGATATTCCGGATGAGTACAAGAATGAATCCGCTGTATTATTGGCTGTCTATAACCGGTTGAATGCTACCGGTAAGAATAAGTTTAATTGGGGTAAGTTTATGATGGCTACGGGTGCCATCAGTAAGGAGATCATCGCTGAAGAGGTTTATCGGGCAATGGTACGAATTAATGATAAAGCCGCTCTTGATGAGTTTTCAGAATTCGATTACCAGATGGAAAAGAAACAGATGTCTGGGATGAGCCGGAACAGGCAGCGGATTGTTTTCGGAGCGCGCATCATTAAACCTGATGGTACGGTGCATGAAGTAGACCCTGATGAGGCTGTCAATGTGACCCGTGGTAAGAAAGATAAAGAGGACAGACAGAAACTCGCTATTCCGGATTTGCAAATAGGAGATATACTCGATTATTTTTTTCATGAAGAAATTCGTTTGGAAGATGCTCGTTTGGAACCTTATATCTATTGTTTCGTGGATCGGTATCCGATATTGAACTATACTGTGCATTGTGAGATTGCACGTAAGTTGACTACCGAGTATCGTTCCATGAATGGCGCTCCGAGGTTTATTGAATCTTCCGATGCTGATGGAAACATCGTGTTAGATGCTACAGCAGCCAATTTGCCTAAACAACAGGATGCTTCTTTGTGGTATGTGCCGATGAGACAAAGTCCTATGATCTGTATGAATGTTTTAGACAATAATTTAGCATTCGAATATAAACCCAAAAATGCCCGTAAGTCCGGTGTTTATGGAAATCTTCCTGTTGCTGCCGTTCAGCAAGATGCGTTTTATCTGATGGATAGGATGGCACGTGATAATTATATGTCTTGTGGCTATATGGTTAATAAAGTACGGAAAATGGCGAAACAATATCAGAAATCGCATCCTGGCATTACAGAACAACAGTTGATGGATTATCTATATGAAGCGCTCATTTTTAATTGGCCCTCCGATCCGAATTATGGATCTAAGCGATTTGTTGTCTGTCTGCATAAGTTAATGGAATCTTTTGATTTGTCATATATGGTAGGACTGGTAACCGGACGTAACATGGAGCGGATGGACGATCTTTTCCAGATGTACGATGTCAGTTTCCTTTTGATGAGGAAAGGAGATAAAAAAGCATATATGTACCCTGATATGTATGATGCCTCAGGAGTTTTACCGGATGGTTTTGAAGGAGAACCAGTCGTGTTGATTCCCGCTAAGAATATGGATTATGGTGCCGGAAGTCTTTTTTTGAAGGACACACTTCCCGCTTCTCTTGCGGTGGCTAATCAGTTCCGGGTCAAAATGGATGTATCCTTGAAAGATGATAATCCACTTGAGCTATCGATAGAGCGGAATATGGAACTCACCGGAGGAATGAAAGCGCCTTTTCAGAATCTGCTACTAAATTATGAAGATTGGGATAAAGCGATGCGTCGTCGTTTGGAAATACCTGCAAGCTTGATAGAGGAATATACAAGAGAACATCGAAAGTATGTAGACAATTTAATAGAAAGATTGGAAGAGGATAGAAAAGGATTGAAAAAGAGTTATTTGACGGAAGTTGCTATCTATCATGAGCAAGAGCCCAAGGAAATTATGACATACCGGTTGGTTTGTCCGGGTGTAGTGGCGGACAGTGCTGTGCTGGTCTATGATGTGAAATATGTAATGGAGAATATGGTAAAAAAAGCGGGTGAGAATTTGCTTTTATCTATAGGACAACTTATTGGTTGCCAACTGAATTTGAATGAGAATGGACGAAACCGTACGGAAGACGTATATATGCCCTGTGCGCGCCTTTTCAATTATGAAATAACATTTACTTTGCCGGATGGGTATCATATTAATGAAGGGAGTTTGGATAAGCTAAAGGTAAATGTACGGAATAGATGTGGCTTTTTTACTTCGGATATTGTTTTGACAGATCGGAAATTGGTAATGAAAATACAGAAACAATATATGAATGCTTATGAACCTGTATCTCATTGGCCTCAGTTACTTGAACTTATTGATGCTACTTCCGGTTTTTATTCGCAGGTGATGGTTTTAAGGAAATAA
- a CDS encoding transglutaminase-like domain-containing protein encodes MDNRLILCCLVFLFTLLPVTAQSIDSDNVIITSAEETYTFSLESGNPVLHVRLSTEYEATKAGERIQVATYYGKYITIDKASAGSLFNKALYQQVIPENVFYDDTKVCFFNLYFDRKGKKAEVTFEKTYHDIRYFTSVYLPDIYFVKQKKINIIIPPGLNINLLEQNFSSNITVKKVLDAKTGNTIYTYFVTDQKPFKKEYSMPGRAFVYPHLLVLGAFISYHDLYHWLSGLVDTEDSSVVRQKALAITEGCLSEEQKIEAVYAWVQKNIRYIAFEDGESGHKPDRPSEVLRKGYGDCKGMSALLKAFLVALQFDARLCWMGTNEIATRFTDVPTLASGNHMICALFFGGKKYYLDATMRYLPLGYYPYHIQGQQVLIENGDSCIVDILPRSDVNQNTDSIHYEYSLENGRLSGVGREQLFGDLKCCFLFSYDALETSRRSEFLSSHFTLGKTVNKVTDIQLTGNDPQALALEIAFTIHNNSSCQQLDDEYYIELDPQLDSYTTQIDTLNRQHDFHMAFPYHYVCEVILKVPQGYKISHLPDPFVRKNKQGTFSLSYTKRADSVLYLREIRIHNPFIRRDDFVTWNKDVKQLMEAASEQIILIKDISK; translated from the coding sequence ATGGATAATAGATTGATACTATGCTGCTTAGTATTCCTTTTCACTTTGTTACCTGTGACTGCACAGTCTATTGACAGTGATAATGTCATTATTACATCAGCGGAAGAAACTTATACTTTTTCGTTGGAATCGGGAAATCCGGTGCTTCATGTACGCCTTTCGACTGAATATGAAGCGACAAAGGCAGGTGAGAGAATACAAGTGGCTACTTACTACGGCAAATACATTACGATTGATAAGGCAAGTGCCGGTAGCTTGTTTAATAAGGCTTTGTACCAGCAGGTTATTCCTGAAAACGTGTTTTATGATGACACAAAAGTATGCTTCTTTAATCTTTATTTTGATCGAAAAGGGAAAAAAGCGGAAGTGACTTTTGAGAAAACTTATCATGACATACGCTATTTTACTTCCGTGTATTTGCCTGATATTTACTTTGTAAAACAGAAAAAGATTAATATTATCATACCTCCCGGATTAAATATCAATTTGCTTGAACAAAATTTCTCTTCAAATATAACGGTTAAGAAAGTGTTGGATGCGAAAACCGGGAATACGATTTATACTTATTTCGTAACTGATCAAAAACCCTTTAAGAAAGAATATTCTATGCCTGGCCGCGCTTTTGTCTATCCACATTTACTGGTGTTGGGTGCATTTATTTCATATCATGATTTATATCATTGGTTGAGTGGGCTGGTAGATACTGAAGATTCATCGGTTGTTCGACAGAAAGCTTTAGCAATTACCGAAGGGTGTCTTTCGGAGGAACAGAAGATCGAGGCTGTATATGCTTGGGTACAGAAAAATATTCGGTATATTGCGTTTGAAGATGGTGAATCGGGGCATAAGCCGGATCGCCCTTCGGAAGTGTTACGTAAAGGATATGGGGATTGTAAGGGGATGTCTGCTTTGCTTAAAGCATTTCTCGTTGCTTTACAATTTGATGCCCGTCTCTGTTGGATGGGTACGAATGAAATTGCTACTCGATTCACAGATGTACCAACACTGGCATCGGGCAATCATATGATATGCGCATTATTTTTTGGCGGAAAGAAATATTATCTGGATGCAACCATGAGGTATCTTCCGTTAGGTTATTATCCTTATCATATTCAAGGGCAACAGGTACTGATAGAGAATGGAGATAGCTGTATTGTCGATATTTTGCCGAGATCAGATGTTAATCAGAATACTGATAGTATTCATTACGAATATTCCTTAGAGAATGGCAGGCTGTCGGGAGTAGGGCGGGAGCAACTTTTTGGCGATTTGAAATGTTGTTTCTTGTTTTCATATGATGCTTTGGAAACCAGTAGACGGAGCGAATTCCTGAGCAGTCATTTTACTTTAGGAAAGACCGTTAATAAAGTTACAGACATTCAACTGACAGGAAATGATCCTCAGGCATTGGCTTTGGAAATTGCATTCACTATCCATAATAATTCTTCTTGCCAGCAATTAGACGATGAATATTATATTGAACTGGATCCCCAACTCGATTCTTATACTACACAAATAGATACGTTAAACCGGCAGCATGATTTTCATATGGCATTTCCTTACCATTATGTGTGTGAGGTGATTCTAAAAGTGCCGCAAGGTTATAAGATATCCCATTTACCGGATCCGTTTGTCAGGAAGAATAAACAAGGGACTTTTAGTCTCTCTTATACAAAGAGAGCCGATAGTGTACTGTATCTCCGGGAAATAAGGATTCATAATCCTTTCATCCGTAGAGACGATTTTGTGACCTGGAATAAGGATGTGAAACAGTTGATGGAAGCCGCTTCCGAACAGATTATTTTAATTAAAGATATATCAAAATGA